A single genomic interval of Pangasianodon hypophthalmus isolate fPanHyp1 chromosome 8, fPanHyp1.pri, whole genome shotgun sequence harbors:
- the cep104 gene encoding centrosomal protein of 104 kDa isoform X2 → MPRKIGFTVISWSGHEENYSARELMVHAPTINGWRSDRFCQFPQEITLQMVERCRIRKLQLLAHQYLISSKVEFHIGDREQASPQRLQQFRRLGYVSLSTNEKTGFRARELKSVHVDAVGTYLKLTFHKNHVNQYNIYNQPSSDQLIDQYISGTQHSSSLDGSYAGYKHESISPLDDLAFDMYQDPEVAHIIRLLDDKKQEMVRLERYHLAKKLKQAIADLQKVGECLGRYDVEKHSAIEREDYDTAKQKKEQMDAYRLRVYQQLELHDLLDMGQIQRMTENVSDCSIPSPSIRPLQHSMPLSETPKKKNQEQSLVEDKQITPKPTSHEHTSAATPHTPPHFPKIDVSSMPYDERPLPALRKRSESQPQPQAEQMLAPLDPSSPRSPGVTGEPEPLSEKAQREAVLPIEVYGDSLVAGAYSKTWSYREDSLLAVYKKLAEVSPGTPKAELMNMMRAAVFLCKKALTDKVSSVFQASLKLLRMILKEFVSSHQLGRSEISYCVEHIWPSLLSRTGESTVRLRTLAIAFIQEMAVYKEVHALQLIPIELVKPIKSSIPARLALSRLELLEKLLEQLGTNDSGFTLDNVMRFLAGALEHCAASVRELAVRIVQTMYHLHGRSILSYLPPDDPSTRKNILYKHLFDSFAKTDGRLPQSQVKKGRVQKEGEKEEQEIKSLQEQLAVLKEISEKGKEKNKTPERKTEKPPKPGVKKGTHSICTDGKGGQSIPNYLDNLCIFCGEKDKSFTEDGLDLHYWKHCPMLCRCLQCRQVVEIASLTEHLLSECEHKADFTQCPHCSEAISRNKLTEHAQSTSCNPLPDILANGNCNHCPLCHENFPPGEEGWKFHLMDSSAGCKQNTRRIVALQRAKTHTQGKTIGGAAMKPAAVESVGKGRSGGRSSSRIPAPAPRPSRTSKVKP, encoded by the exons ATGCCACGTAAGATAGGATTCACTGTGATCAGCTGGTCTGGTCATGAGGAGAATTACAGTGCCAGAGAGCTTATGGTTCATGCTCCTACCATCAATGGCTGGAGGTCTGACAG GTTCTGTCAGTTCCCACAGGAGATCACACTACAGATGGTGGAGAGATGTCGCATTAGGAAGCTGCAGCTGCTGGCTCATCAGTACCTGATCTCTTCCAAGGTGGAGTTCCACATTGGGGACAGAGAACAGGCTTCTCCCCAGCGCCTTCAGCAGTTCCGCAGACTTGG GTACGTGTCACTGTCCACTAATGAGAAGACGGGTTTCAGAGCACGAGAACTGAAGTCGGTGCATGTAGATGCCGTCGGGACGTATCTAAAGCTTACCTTTCACAAAAACCATGTCAATCAGTACAACATCTATAACCAG CCAAGCAGTGATCAGCTGATTGATCAGTACATTAGCGGCACACAGCACAGCTCATCGCTGGATGGCTCCTACGCAGG ATATAAGCATGAGTCTATCTCGCCACTGGATGATTTGGCATTTGACATGTATCAGGATCCTGAGGTTGCCCATATCATTCGCCTGCTGGATGATAAGAAACAAGAAATGGTCCGATTAGAGAGATACCATCTGGCTAAAAAGCTCAAACAGGCCATAGCAGATCTACAGAAG GTAGGGGAGTGTTTGGGCAGGTATGATGTGGAGAAGCACAGTGCCATAGAGAGGGAAGACTATGACACAGCCAagcagaagaaagagcagatgGATGCCTACAGGCTCAGAGTCTACCAGCAACTGGAGCTACATGACCTGCTCGATATGGGTCAG ATCCAGAGAATGACAGAAAACGTGTCTGACTGTAGTATTCCTTCTCCAAGTATTCGTCCACTCCAACATTCCATGCCTCTCTCTGAAACACCAAAGAAGAAGAATCAGGAACAGTCTTTGGTGGAGGACAAGCAGATTACACCTAAACCAACGAGCCATGAACACACAAGTGCagcaacaccacacacaccacctcactTTCCAAAGATTGAC gTCAGCTCCATGCCATATGATGAGAGGCCTCTACCAGCGTTGAGGAAGAGATCGGAGAGTCAGCCGCAACCTCAGGCTGAACAAATGCTTGCTCCATTGGACCCAAGTAGCCCACGCAGTCCTGGAGTCACTGGAGAACCAGAACCATTGTCAGAGAAAGCCCAGAGAGAAGCTGTTCTGCCCATAGAGGTCTATGGAGACAGTCTG GTGGCTGGAGCATACTCAAAGACCTGGTCCTATAGAGAAGATTCTTTACTGGCAGTGTATAAGAAGCTAGCAGAGGTTTCACCAGGAACCCCTAAAGCTGAACTGATGAACATGATGAGAGCAGCAGTGTTCCTCTGCAAGAAAGCACTTACTGATAAAGTGTCATCA GTATTCCAGGCATCACTAAAGCTGCTAAGGATGATTCTGAAGGAGTTTGTGTCCTCTCACCAGCTGGGAAGATCTGAGATTAGTTACTGTGTAGAGCACATCTGGCCAAGTCTTCTCTCGCGGACTGGCGAGTCCACAGTGAGACTCCGCACACTGGCCATTGCTTTTATTCAG GAGATGGCTGTGTATAAGGAGGTTCATGCTCTGCAGCTCATCCCCATTGAGCTGGTAAAGCCCATAAAGAGCAGCATACCTGCACGTCTTGCTCTCAGCAGGCTCGAACTGCTGGAAAAGCTTCTGGAACAGCTTGGCACCAATGACTCTGGCTTCACCCTTGACAACGTCATGCGA TTTCTAGCAGGAGCACTGGAACATTGTGCAGCGTCCGTGCGTGAGCTGGCTGTACGTATCGTGCAGACGATGTACCACCTCCACGGCCGTTCCATACTGAGCTACCTGCCACCGGATGATCCCAGCACTCGCAAAAACATCCTCTACAAACATCTCTTCGACTCTTTTGCCAAGACAGACGGAAGACTTCCACAATCACAG GTGAAGAAAGGAAGAgtacagaaagagggagagaaggaggagcAGGAAATCAAGAGCCTGCAGGAACAACTGGCTGTTCTGAAGGAGATCAGT GAAAAGGGGAAGGAGAAGAACAAAACGCCAGAGAGAAAAACTGAGAAGCCACCTAAACCAG GTGTTAAAAAGGGAACACATTCCATCTGTACTGATGGAAAAGGGGGCCAGTCCATACCAAACTACCTAGACAA TCTTTGTATATTTTGTGGAGAGAAAGACAAGTCTTTCACCGAAGACGGTTTGGACCTGCACTACTGGAAACACTGTCCAATGCTGTGTCGATGCCTCCAGTGCAGACAG gtagTAGAGATCGCAAGCCTAACAGAGCACCTGCTCTCAGAGTGCGAACACAAAGCAGATTTTACCCAGTGTCCTCACTGCTCTGAGGCCATCAGCAGAAATAAGCTGACTGAACATGCTCAAAGCACATCTTGCAATC cTCTTCCAGATATTCTGGCCAATGGAAACTGTAACCACTGTCCTTTGTGCCATGAGAACTTCCCTCCaggagaggag
- the cep104 gene encoding centrosomal protein of 104 kDa isoform X1, whose product MPRKIGFTVISWSGHEENYSARELMVHAPTINGWRSDRFCQFPQEITLQMVERCRIRKLQLLAHQYLISSKVEFHIGDREQASPQRLQQFRRLGYVSLSTNEKTGFRARELKSVHVDAVGTYLKLTFHKNHVNQYNIYNQVALVAINILGDPVECSDSSPIPSSDQLIDQYISGTQHSSSLDGSYAGYKHESISPLDDLAFDMYQDPEVAHIIRLLDDKKQEMVRLERYHLAKKLKQAIADLQKVGECLGRYDVEKHSAIEREDYDTAKQKKEQMDAYRLRVYQQLELHDLLDMGQIQRMTENVSDCSIPSPSIRPLQHSMPLSETPKKKNQEQSLVEDKQITPKPTSHEHTSAATPHTPPHFPKIDVSSMPYDERPLPALRKRSESQPQPQAEQMLAPLDPSSPRSPGVTGEPEPLSEKAQREAVLPIEVYGDSLVAGAYSKTWSYREDSLLAVYKKLAEVSPGTPKAELMNMMRAAVFLCKKALTDKVSSVFQASLKLLRMILKEFVSSHQLGRSEISYCVEHIWPSLLSRTGESTVRLRTLAIAFIQEMAVYKEVHALQLIPIELVKPIKSSIPARLALSRLELLEKLLEQLGTNDSGFTLDNVMRFLAGALEHCAASVRELAVRIVQTMYHLHGRSILSYLPPDDPSTRKNILYKHLFDSFAKTDGRLPQSQVKKGRVQKEGEKEEQEIKSLQEQLAVLKEISEKGKEKNKTPERKTEKPPKPGVKKGTHSICTDGKGGQSIPNYLDNLCIFCGEKDKSFTEDGLDLHYWKHCPMLCRCLQCRQVVEIASLTEHLLSECEHKADFTQCPHCSEAISRNKLTEHAQSTSCNPLPDILANGNCNHCPLCHENFPPGEEGWKFHLMDSSAGCKQNTRRIVALQRAKTHTQGKTIGGAAMKPAAVESVGKGRSGGRSSSRIPAPAPRPSRTSKVKP is encoded by the exons ATGCCACGTAAGATAGGATTCACTGTGATCAGCTGGTCTGGTCATGAGGAGAATTACAGTGCCAGAGAGCTTATGGTTCATGCTCCTACCATCAATGGCTGGAGGTCTGACAG GTTCTGTCAGTTCCCACAGGAGATCACACTACAGATGGTGGAGAGATGTCGCATTAGGAAGCTGCAGCTGCTGGCTCATCAGTACCTGATCTCTTCCAAGGTGGAGTTCCACATTGGGGACAGAGAACAGGCTTCTCCCCAGCGCCTTCAGCAGTTCCGCAGACTTGG GTACGTGTCACTGTCCACTAATGAGAAGACGGGTTTCAGAGCACGAGAACTGAAGTCGGTGCATGTAGATGCCGTCGGGACGTATCTAAAGCTTACCTTTCACAAAAACCATGTCAATCAGTACAACATCTATAACCAG GTCGCGTTGGTGGCTATAAATATATTAGGTGACCCTGTGGAGTGCAGTGATAGCAGCCCAATA CCAAGCAGTGATCAGCTGATTGATCAGTACATTAGCGGCACACAGCACAGCTCATCGCTGGATGGCTCCTACGCAGG ATATAAGCATGAGTCTATCTCGCCACTGGATGATTTGGCATTTGACATGTATCAGGATCCTGAGGTTGCCCATATCATTCGCCTGCTGGATGATAAGAAACAAGAAATGGTCCGATTAGAGAGATACCATCTGGCTAAAAAGCTCAAACAGGCCATAGCAGATCTACAGAAG GTAGGGGAGTGTTTGGGCAGGTATGATGTGGAGAAGCACAGTGCCATAGAGAGGGAAGACTATGACACAGCCAagcagaagaaagagcagatgGATGCCTACAGGCTCAGAGTCTACCAGCAACTGGAGCTACATGACCTGCTCGATATGGGTCAG ATCCAGAGAATGACAGAAAACGTGTCTGACTGTAGTATTCCTTCTCCAAGTATTCGTCCACTCCAACATTCCATGCCTCTCTCTGAAACACCAAAGAAGAAGAATCAGGAACAGTCTTTGGTGGAGGACAAGCAGATTACACCTAAACCAACGAGCCATGAACACACAAGTGCagcaacaccacacacaccacctcactTTCCAAAGATTGAC gTCAGCTCCATGCCATATGATGAGAGGCCTCTACCAGCGTTGAGGAAGAGATCGGAGAGTCAGCCGCAACCTCAGGCTGAACAAATGCTTGCTCCATTGGACCCAAGTAGCCCACGCAGTCCTGGAGTCACTGGAGAACCAGAACCATTGTCAGAGAAAGCCCAGAGAGAAGCTGTTCTGCCCATAGAGGTCTATGGAGACAGTCTG GTGGCTGGAGCATACTCAAAGACCTGGTCCTATAGAGAAGATTCTTTACTGGCAGTGTATAAGAAGCTAGCAGAGGTTTCACCAGGAACCCCTAAAGCTGAACTGATGAACATGATGAGAGCAGCAGTGTTCCTCTGCAAGAAAGCACTTACTGATAAAGTGTCATCA GTATTCCAGGCATCACTAAAGCTGCTAAGGATGATTCTGAAGGAGTTTGTGTCCTCTCACCAGCTGGGAAGATCTGAGATTAGTTACTGTGTAGAGCACATCTGGCCAAGTCTTCTCTCGCGGACTGGCGAGTCCACAGTGAGACTCCGCACACTGGCCATTGCTTTTATTCAG GAGATGGCTGTGTATAAGGAGGTTCATGCTCTGCAGCTCATCCCCATTGAGCTGGTAAAGCCCATAAAGAGCAGCATACCTGCACGTCTTGCTCTCAGCAGGCTCGAACTGCTGGAAAAGCTTCTGGAACAGCTTGGCACCAATGACTCTGGCTTCACCCTTGACAACGTCATGCGA TTTCTAGCAGGAGCACTGGAACATTGTGCAGCGTCCGTGCGTGAGCTGGCTGTACGTATCGTGCAGACGATGTACCACCTCCACGGCCGTTCCATACTGAGCTACCTGCCACCGGATGATCCCAGCACTCGCAAAAACATCCTCTACAAACATCTCTTCGACTCTTTTGCCAAGACAGACGGAAGACTTCCACAATCACAG GTGAAGAAAGGAAGAgtacagaaagagggagagaaggaggagcAGGAAATCAAGAGCCTGCAGGAACAACTGGCTGTTCTGAAGGAGATCAGT GAAAAGGGGAAGGAGAAGAACAAAACGCCAGAGAGAAAAACTGAGAAGCCACCTAAACCAG GTGTTAAAAAGGGAACACATTCCATCTGTACTGATGGAAAAGGGGGCCAGTCCATACCAAACTACCTAGACAA TCTTTGTATATTTTGTGGAGAGAAAGACAAGTCTTTCACCGAAGACGGTTTGGACCTGCACTACTGGAAACACTGTCCAATGCTGTGTCGATGCCTCCAGTGCAGACAG gtagTAGAGATCGCAAGCCTAACAGAGCACCTGCTCTCAGAGTGCGAACACAAAGCAGATTTTACCCAGTGTCCTCACTGCTCTGAGGCCATCAGCAGAAATAAGCTGACTGAACATGCTCAAAGCACATCTTGCAATC cTCTTCCAGATATTCTGGCCAATGGAAACTGTAACCACTGTCCTTTGTGCCATGAGAACTTCCCTCCaggagaggag